A region from the Lysobacter antibioticus genome encodes:
- a CDS encoding carbohydrate ABC transporter permease has product MNDSGLSPRLAKAIVNGLLIGLAVLSLAPLLWMFAVSLMQPGEASAFPPPLWSSSPSLHNYHELFSRMGMGRYLFNSFLVSTLVTVIAVLLNTLAGYAFAKLAFPGRERVFRLLLAALVIPAQVSMMPLFLMLKQLGLINSYAGAVVPGMAGIFGIFLVRQYARSIPDELLEAPRIDGAGELRIFFQIVLPALRPILVTLAIFSFLGAWNDFMWPLIVLSNENLQTLPVALASLSREHVQDNEMMMAGSVVTVVPVLLLFLVLQRYYLQGLLVGSVKG; this is encoded by the coding sequence ATGAACGATTCCGGCCTGAGTCCGCGCCTGGCGAAGGCGATCGTCAACGGCTTGCTGATCGGCCTGGCGGTGCTGAGCCTGGCGCCGCTGCTGTGGATGTTCGCGGTGTCGCTGATGCAGCCGGGCGAAGCCAGCGCGTTTCCACCGCCGCTGTGGTCCTCGTCGCCGAGCCTGCACAATTACCATGAGCTGTTTTCGCGCATGGGCATGGGCCGTTACCTGTTCAACAGTTTCCTGGTCTCCACCCTGGTCACCGTGATCGCGGTGTTGCTCAACACCCTAGCCGGTTATGCCTTCGCCAAGCTCGCCTTTCCCGGGCGAGAACGGGTGTTCCGCCTGTTGCTCGCGGCCTTGGTGATCCCGGCCCAAGTCTCGATGATGCCGCTGTTTCTGATGCTCAAGCAGCTCGGCCTGATCAACAGCTACGCCGGTGCGGTGGTGCCGGGCATGGCCGGCATCTTCGGTATCTTCCTGGTGCGCCAATACGCGCGTTCGATTCCCGACGAGTTGCTGGAAGCGCCGCGCATCGACGGCGCCGGCGAATTGCGGATCTTCTTTCAGATCGTCCTGCCGGCCTTGCGTCCGATCCTGGTGACCTTGGCGATCTTCAGTTTCCTCGGCGCCTGGAACGATTTCATGTGGCCGCTGATCGTGCTCAGCAATGAGAACCTGCAGACCTTGCCGGTCGCATTGGCTTCGCTGTCGCGCGAGCACGTGCAGGACAACGAGATGATGATGGCCGGCTCGGTCGTGACCGTGGTGCCGGTGCTGCTGCTGTTCCTGGTGTTGCAGCGCTACTACCTGCAAGGCCTGCTGGTCGGCAGCGTCAAAGGTTAG
- a CDS encoding glucoamylase family protein, with translation MHHAKSTTRAVSIAVLGALLLVLSACKKTETGSQTQPIVSAEPVVIEPLKQERLELPPLFRDIEKRTFQFFWDTTNEQNGLTPDRYPSRPFASIASVGFSLTAYPIGIEKGWVSRTQAVDRTLLTLKFLRDLPSGPQASGKGSYKGFYYHFLDMQKGQRYDSWVELSSVDTGLLMMGVLFAQSYYDRDDPREKEIREVADTLYKRVDWTWLQQNKPLISMGWFPESGFIKHDWVGYNEAMLLYVLALGSPSHPVGPEAWTVWTRTYNDVWGVYQGEEFLAFGPLFGHQYSHVWIDFRGIQDDYMRERGIDYFENSRRAAYAQRAYAIANPMKWEDYGPEVWGLTASDGPQQTLQEYRGEQRQFRHYSARGAGLRENFDDGTIAPTAAIASLPFAPEIVIPTTVTMHERYGEYIYSSYGFLDSFNPSFKYDIPLKTGRLVPDQGWVSSDYIGIDQGPILAMISNYRNEFVWNVMKRNPYIRAGLERAGFKGGWLAPADAKGDAAKDKDAKGKEGEPAKAGAAAPGAPAKPAGAMDPATARALGEAESRAGRGNAPSKQTPPKPE, from the coding sequence ATGCACCACGCCAAGTCGACCACACGTGCGGTCTCCATCGCTGTCCTGGGCGCGCTGCTGCTCGTCTTGTCCGCGTGCAAGAAAACCGAGACCGGCTCGCAGACGCAGCCTATCGTGAGCGCCGAGCCGGTGGTGATCGAGCCGCTCAAGCAGGAGCGGCTGGAGCTGCCGCCGCTGTTCCGCGACATCGAAAAGCGCACCTTCCAGTTTTTCTGGGACACCACCAACGAACAGAACGGCCTGACCCCCGACCGGTATCCCTCGCGCCCGTTCGCGAGCATCGCCTCGGTCGGCTTCTCGTTGACCGCGTATCCGATCGGCATCGAGAAGGGTTGGGTCAGCCGCACCCAGGCGGTCGACCGCACCTTGCTGACCCTGAAATTCCTGCGCGACCTGCCGAGCGGCCCGCAGGCCAGCGGCAAGGGCAGTTACAAGGGTTTTTACTATCACTTCCTCGACATGCAGAAGGGCCAGCGCTACGACAGCTGGGTCGAGCTGTCGAGCGTGGACACCGGCTTGCTGATGATGGGCGTGCTGTTCGCCCAGTCGTATTACGACCGCGACGACCCGCGCGAGAAAGAGATCCGCGAGGTCGCCGACACCTTGTACAAGCGGGTCGACTGGACCTGGCTGCAGCAGAACAAGCCGCTGATCTCGATGGGCTGGTTCCCCGAGAGCGGTTTCATCAAACACGACTGGGTCGGCTACAACGAGGCGATGCTGTTGTACGTGCTGGCCTTGGGCTCGCCCTCGCATCCGGTCGGCCCGGAAGCCTGGACGGTGTGGACGCGCACCTACAACGATGTCTGGGGCGTGTACCAGGGCGAGGAGTTCCTCGCCTTCGGCCCCTTGTTCGGCCATCAGTACAGCCACGTCTGGATCGATTTCCGCGGCATCCAGGACGACTACATGCGCGAGCGCGGCATCGATTATTTCGAGAACAGCCGCCGCGCCGCCTACGCCCAGCGCGCCTACGCCATCGCCAACCCGATGAAGTGGGAAGACTACGGCCCGGAAGTGTGGGGCCTGACCGCGAGCGACGGCCCGCAGCAGACCTTGCAGGAGTACCGCGGCGAGCAGCGCCAGTTCCGCCATTATTCGGCGCGCGGCGCCGGCCTGCGCGAGAACTTCGACGACGGCACCATCGCGCCGACCGCGGCCATCGCTTCGCTGCCGTTCGCGCCGGAGATCGTGATCCCGACCACGGTGACCATGCACGAGCGCTACGGCGAGTACATCTATTCGAGCTACGGCTTCCTGGATTCGTTCAACCCGAGTTTCAAGTACGACATCCCGCTCAAGACCGGGCGCCTGGTGCCGGACCAGGGCTGGGTGTCCAGCGACTACATCGGCATCGACCAGGGGCCGATCCTGGCGATGATCAGCAACTACCGCAACGAGTTCGTCTGGAACGTGATGAAGCGCAATCCCTACATCCGCGCCGGGCTCGAACGCGCCGGATTCAAGGGCGGCTGGCTGGCCCCGGCCGATGCCAAGGGCGATGCTGCGAAGGACAAGGACGCGAAGGGCAAGGAAGGCGAGCCGGCGAAAGCCGGTGCCGCCGCGCCGGGCGCGCCGGCGAAACCGGCCGGTGCGATGGACCCGGCCACCGCGCGTGCGCTGGGCGAGGCCGAGTCGCGCGCGGGGCGCGGCAACGCGCCGTCCAAGCAGACCCCGCCCAAGCCGGAATGA
- a CDS encoding carbohydrate ABC transporter permease: MKPATAGWVFAAPALSVIGLFFGLPVLAALALSLTDFDIYSLAHIDNLRFVAFDNYVNLLRNPLFWSALGNTLYFVVVGVPLSIAVSLGAAMLLHSKLGLFKPFFRTAFFAPVVTTVVAVAVIWRYLFHTRYGLVNWVLSWVGIDPVDWLGDPHWAMPTIILFAVWKNFGYNMIIFLAGLQAIPEDLHEAARIDGASPGRQFRHITLPILGPVLLMVSILTLAGYFQLFAEPYVITQGGPLQSTVSVLYLMYEEGFKWWNLGNASAVAFLLFVLMTAVTSGLMWVARRKGVE, encoded by the coding sequence ATGAAGCCCGCCACCGCCGGTTGGGTGTTCGCCGCGCCCGCGTTGAGCGTGATCGGACTGTTCTTCGGCTTGCCGGTGCTGGCCGCGCTGGCGCTGAGCCTGACCGATTTCGACATCTACTCATTGGCGCATATCGACAACCTGCGTTTCGTCGCTTTCGACAACTACGTCAATTTGCTGCGCAACCCGCTGTTCTGGAGCGCACTCGGCAATACCTTGTATTTCGTGGTGGTCGGGGTGCCGCTGTCGATCGCGGTCTCGCTCGGCGCGGCGATGCTGCTGCATTCCAAGCTCGGCCTGTTCAAGCCGTTCTTCCGCACCGCGTTCTTCGCCCCGGTGGTGACCACGGTGGTGGCGGTGGCGGTGATCTGGCGTTATCTGTTCCACACCCGTTACGGCCTGGTGAACTGGGTGCTGTCGTGGGTCGGCATCGACCCGGTCGATTGGCTCGGCGACCCGCATTGGGCGATGCCGACCATCATTTTGTTCGCGGTGTGGAAGAACTTCGGCTACAACATGATCATCTTCCTGGCCGGCTTGCAGGCGATTCCGGAAGACCTGCACGAGGCCGCGCGCATCGACGGCGCCAGCCCGGGGCGCCAGTTCCGCCACATCACCTTGCCGATCCTGGGGCCGGTGCTGCTGATGGTCAGCATTCTGACCCTGGCCGGTTATTTCCAGTTGTTCGCCGAGCCCTACGTCATCACTCAGGGCGGACCGCTGCAGAGCACGGTCAGCGTGCTGTACCTGATGTACGAAGAAGGCTTCAAGTGGTGGAACCTCGGCAACGCCTCGGCGGTGGCCTTTCTGTTGTTCGTGCTGATGACGGCCGTGACCAGCGGCCTGATGTGGGTCGCGCGCCGCAAGGGGGTCGAATGA
- a CDS encoding sugar ABC transporter substrate-binding protein, with the protein MALCALALLGSCSHRDDGREVVRFWAMGFEGEVVTQLIPEFERRHPGIRVEVQQLPITAAHEKLLTAFAGDALPDVCAIGNTWISEFALLDALTPLDPRLAQTPSVQARDYFSGAWDTGVIDGRAYAVPWYVETRLPFYRQDLLKQVGIARPPTTWAEWKTAMAAIKREVGPDRYAVLFPLNEPEPLLNLGIQSPDPLLREDGRYGNFRSPGFKRALSFYREVFDRRWAPLASNTQIANVWNEFGRGYFSFYVNGPWNIAEFKRRLPADLQPTWMTMPLPGEHGPGASVAGGASFVLFRSSQHQDAAWKLIAYLSEPEVQVRFHGLSGNLPPRRAAWDAPVLANDVYARAFRDQLERARPTPKVPEWERIAMEIKLVGEQLANGRLSVDEAAAELDRRADRILEKRRWMLDRQAAAQMPAAGASR; encoded by the coding sequence GTGGCCTTGTGCGCGCTGGCGCTGCTCGGCAGTTGCAGCCATCGCGACGACGGCCGCGAAGTGGTCCGGTTCTGGGCGATGGGCTTCGAGGGCGAGGTCGTCACCCAACTGATTCCCGAATTCGAGCGTCGCCACCCCGGCATCCGCGTCGAAGTGCAGCAACTGCCGATCACCGCCGCGCACGAGAAGCTGCTGACCGCCTTCGCCGGCGACGCCTTGCCCGACGTGTGCGCGATCGGCAATACCTGGATCTCCGAGTTCGCCTTGCTCGATGCCTTGACGCCGCTCGACCCGCGTCTGGCGCAGACGCCGTCCGTGCAGGCGCGCGATTATTTTTCCGGCGCCTGGGACACCGGCGTGATCGACGGCCGCGCCTATGCGGTGCCGTGGTACGTGGAAACGCGCCTGCCGTTCTATCGCCAGGACCTGCTCAAGCAGGTCGGCATCGCGCGGCCGCCGACGACCTGGGCGGAATGGAAGACCGCGATGGCGGCGATCAAGCGCGAGGTCGGCCCGGATCGCTACGCCGTGTTGTTTCCGCTCAACGAGCCCGAGCCGCTGCTCAATCTCGGCATCCAGTCGCCCGACCCGTTGCTGCGCGAGGACGGCCGCTACGGCAATTTCCGCAGCCCCGGTTTCAAGCGCGCCCTGAGTTTCTACCGCGAAGTCTTCGACCGGCGTTGGGCGCCGCTGGCGAGCAATACCCAGATCGCCAACGTCTGGAACGAATTCGGCCGCGGCTATTTCAGTTTTTACGTCAACGGCCCCTGGAACATCGCCGAATTCAAGCGACGCCTGCCGGCCGATCTGCAACCGACCTGGATGACCATGCCCTTGCCGGGCGAGCACGGCCCCGGCGCCTCGGTCGCCGGCGGTGCGAGCTTCGTTCTGTTCCGCAGTTCGCAACACCAGGACGCGGCCTGGAAACTGATCGCCTATCTGTCGGAACCCGAGGTGCAGGTGCGCTTCCATGGCCTCAGCGGCAATCTGCCGCCGCGCCGTGCGGCCTGGGACGCGCCGGTGCTGGCCAACGATGTCTATGCACGCGCGTTCCGCGATCAGCTCGAACGTGCGCGGCCGACGCCGAAGGTGCCGGAGTGGGAGCGCATCGCCATGGAGATCAAACTGGTCGGCGAACAACTCGCCAACGGCCGCCTCAGCGTCGACGAAGCCGCGGCGGAATTGGACAGGCGCGCCGACCGTATTTTGGAGAAGCGGCGCTGGATGCTCGATCGGCAGGCTGCAGCCCAGATGCCCGCGGCCGGAGCGTCGCGATGA
- a CDS encoding discoidin domain-containing protein: MALISAPLIAQEQPRLQEPHLLDGFESAAPWTVVTSNQVSASLRSVAGAKGRGLCLDYDFNGVSGYAGLQRELPLDYPDDYRFAFQMRGDSPRNDLQFKLVDASGDNVWWVNKPKYEYPKQWTPVVYKQRHISRAWGPAADPALRKSAKLEFTVYNSVGGKGSVCFDELSFQALPKDPGGPLTATVTATSKADGSRAEYAVDGDPNTAWRAAGPAASLTLDLGRVREFGGVILQWAKDEHASRYRIELSKDGKHWDKLRSIERGDGGSDFVPLPEAEARYLRLLAEQGPGRGFGLAELSVQPLAFAATPNDFIKELAQRAPRGDYPRGFSGEQPYWTVLGTDGGTSHGLIGEDGAVEAFKGGYSVEPLLLLEDGASTRGTLKTWADVKIGQSLQDAYLPIPSVSWDAGDLQLSVTAFAPLLEHRDLIVARYRLSNTSKQPRSTTLALAIRPFQVNPPTQFLSTTGGVSGIHRIEIDAKAGRVKLDGRSSVSSLTPVGTAFAMPFQDGDVVSRLRASATRSGEREAYDLSGLASAALLYPMRLAPGESREVALYLPQDGSDAPSSRDPAQAARWQDETAAQWRDKLDRVKLRVPAQGQHVVDTLRTGLAHMLISRVGPRLQPGTRSYARAWIRDGAMIGEGLLRMGREDVAEEFLRWYAPYQFDNGKVPCCVDDRGSDPVPENDSHGELIFTVAEVYRYTRDKALLESMWPHVEKAVAYMDELRLSERTPANRALNPAFYGMMPASISHEGYSAKPMHSYWDNFWALRGYKDAVEIAQWLGRDVEASAFAASRDQFRDDLYRSLEAATRAHQIDYLPGAAELGDFDATSTTIALAPGGEQGLLPEALLHNTFERYWKEFVDRRDGRREWKDYTPYELRTIGSFVRLGWRERAHEALEFFFKDQQPRAWNQWAEVVSRTPRKPFFVGDLPHAWVESDYVRSALDLFAYTRDIDQALVIAAGIPAGWLQGDGVSVDGLRTPYGALGYRFKREGRQAKLEIAAGIEVPPGGLVLRWPFAGAPGKTVVDGRPRTWEKDELRIERVPATVSMAIDQE, translated from the coding sequence CTGGCCCTGATCTCGGCGCCGCTGATCGCCCAGGAACAGCCCCGCCTGCAAGAGCCCCACCTGCTCGACGGCTTCGAGTCCGCGGCGCCGTGGACGGTGGTTACTTCCAACCAGGTCAGCGCGAGCCTGCGTTCGGTCGCGGGTGCGAAGGGCCGGGGCCTGTGCCTGGATTACGACTTCAACGGCGTTTCCGGTTACGCCGGCCTGCAACGCGAACTGCCGCTGGACTATCCGGACGACTATCGTTTCGCGTTCCAGATGCGCGGCGATTCGCCGCGCAACGACCTGCAGTTCAAGCTGGTCGACGCCAGCGGCGACAACGTCTGGTGGGTCAACAAACCCAAGTACGAGTATCCGAAACAATGGACGCCGGTGGTCTACAAGCAGCGCCATATCAGCCGCGCCTGGGGCCCGGCGGCCGATCCGGCCCTGCGCAAGAGCGCCAAGCTCGAGTTCACCGTCTACAACAGCGTCGGCGGCAAGGGCTCGGTCTGCTTCGATGAGCTGAGTTTCCAGGCCCTGCCGAAGGACCCCGGCGGTCCGCTGACCGCTACGGTGACGGCCACTTCGAAGGCCGATGGCAGCCGCGCCGAGTACGCGGTCGATGGCGATCCCAACACTGCGTGGCGCGCCGCCGGCCCGGCCGCCAGCCTGACCCTCGACCTGGGTCGCGTGCGCGAATTCGGCGGCGTGATCCTGCAGTGGGCCAAGGACGAACATGCCTCGCGCTATCGCATCGAGCTGTCTAAGGACGGCAAGCATTGGGACAAGCTCAGATCGATCGAGCGCGGCGACGGCGGCTCCGACTTCGTTCCGCTGCCGGAGGCCGAAGCGCGTTATCTGCGGCTGCTGGCGGAGCAGGGGCCGGGCCGGGGCTTCGGCCTGGCCGAACTGAGCGTGCAGCCATTGGCGTTCGCTGCGACGCCGAACGACTTCATCAAGGAACTCGCGCAACGCGCCCCGCGCGGCGACTATCCGCGCGGTTTCAGCGGCGAGCAGCCGTACTGGACCGTGCTCGGTACCGATGGCGGCACCTCGCACGGCCTGATCGGCGAAGACGGCGCGGTCGAGGCCTTCAAGGGCGGCTACAGCGTCGAGCCTTTGTTGCTGCTGGAGGACGGGGCATCGACGCGCGGCACGCTGAAGACCTGGGCCGACGTCAAGATCGGCCAGAGCCTGCAGGACGCTTATCTGCCGATTCCGAGCGTGAGCTGGGACGCCGGCGATCTGCAACTCAGCGTCACCGCGTTCGCGCCGCTGCTCGAACACCGCGATCTGATCGTCGCCCGCTACCGGCTCAGCAATACCTCGAAGCAGCCGCGCAGCACGACCCTGGCGCTGGCGATCCGGCCGTTCCAGGTCAATCCGCCGACCCAGTTCCTCAGCACGACCGGCGGCGTCAGCGGCATCCACCGTATCGAGATCGACGCGAAGGCGGGCAGAGTGAAACTCGACGGCCGTTCCAGCGTGAGCTCGTTGACGCCGGTGGGGACGGCCTTCGCCATGCCGTTCCAGGACGGCGACGTGGTGAGCCGTCTGCGCGCGTCGGCGACCCGCTCGGGCGAGCGCGAAGCCTACGACCTCAGCGGGCTGGCGTCGGCGGCTTTGTTGTACCCGATGCGGCTGGCGCCGGGCGAAAGCCGCGAGGTGGCGCTGTACCTGCCGCAGGATGGCTCGGATGCTCCGTCGTCGCGCGATCCGGCACAGGCCGCGCGATGGCAGGACGAGACAGCGGCGCAATGGCGCGACAAGCTCGACCGGGTCAAATTGCGCGTGCCGGCGCAAGGCCAGCATGTCGTCGACACCTTGCGCACCGGCCTGGCGCACATGCTGATCAGCCGGGTCGGCCCGCGCCTGCAGCCGGGTACGCGCTCATACGCGCGAGCTTGGATCCGCGACGGCGCGATGATCGGCGAAGGCCTGTTGCGCATGGGTCGCGAGGACGTCGCCGAGGAATTCCTGCGCTGGTACGCGCCGTATCAATTCGACAACGGCAAGGTGCCGTGCTGCGTCGACGACCGTGGCAGCGACCCGGTGCCGGAGAACGACAGCCACGGCGAATTGATCTTCACCGTCGCCGAGGTCTATCGCTATACCCGCGACAAAGCCTTGCTCGAATCGATGTGGCCGCACGTGGAAAAAGCGGTCGCGTACATGGACGAGCTGCGCCTGAGCGAGCGCACGCCGGCCAACCGCGCGCTGAACCCGGCCTTCTACGGAATGATGCCGGCCTCGATCAGCCACGAAGGCTATTCGGCCAAGCCGATGCATTCGTACTGGGACAACTTCTGGGCGTTGCGCGGCTACAAAGACGCGGTCGAGATCGCGCAATGGCTCGGCCGGGACGTCGAGGCGTCCGCTTTTGCCGCTTCGCGCGATCAATTCCGCGATGACTTGTATCGCTCGCTCGAAGCCGCGACCCGCGCCCACCAGATCGACTACCTGCCCGGTGCGGCCGAGCTCGGCGACTTCGATGCGACCTCGACCACCATCGCCCTGGCGCCCGGCGGCGAACAAGGGTTGTTGCCCGAGGCGTTATTGCACAACACCTTCGAGCGTTACTGGAAGGAATTCGTCGACCGCCGCGACGGCCGCCGCGAATGGAAGGACTACACGCCGTACGAATTGCGCACCATCGGCAGCTTCGTGCGCTTGGGTTGGCGCGAGCGCGCCCACGAAGCGCTGGAGTTCTTCTTCAAGGACCAGCAACCGCGCGCCTGGAACCAGTGGGCGGAAGTGGTTTCGCGCACGCCGCGCAAACCGTTCTTCGTCGGCGACCTGCCGCATGCCTGGGTCGAATCGGACTATGTGCGCTCGGCGCTGGATCTGTTCGCCTACACCCGCGACATCGATCAGGCATTGGTGATCGCGGCCGGCATTCCGGCCGGCTGGCTGCAAGGCGACGGCGTGAGCGTGGACGGCCTGCGCACGCCCTACGGCGCGTTGGGCTATCGCTTCAAGCGCGAAGGCCGACAGGCGAAGTTGGAGATCGCCGCGGGCATCGAAGTGCCGCCGGGCGGGTTGGTGCTGCGTTGGCCGTTCGCCGGCGCGCCCGGCAAGACCGTGGTGGATGGACGGCCGCGGACTTGGGAGAAGGACGAGCTGAGGATCGAGCGCGTACCGGCGACGGTGAGCATGGCGATCGATCAGGAATAG
- the pgl gene encoding 6-phosphogluconolactonase, giving the protein MLDAPSPVPHDPAEPDTVPYRWHEHRSFDTWTWSCAVAIAAELRRDLSRRPRARLLLSGGTTPAPVYRALARAPLDWSRVDVALVDERWLQPEDPDSNAWLVRQHLLRDNAAAARFEALTRPGRSIQESAAFANAHALQPATAAVLGMGEDGHTASLFPDMPDLQRSLASRHAYVVVDASGSPGARQWSKRISLTPSGLAQAQSRFLLIQGKAKREAFQQALASGDVQRWPVLIGLDGATPLEVHWYP; this is encoded by the coding sequence ATGCTCGACGCTCCCTCGCCCGTTCCGCACGACCCCGCCGAACCGGACACGGTGCCGTACCGGTGGCACGAGCATCGCAGCTTCGACACCTGGACCTGGTCCTGCGCGGTGGCGATCGCCGCCGAACTGCGCCGCGATCTGTCGCGGCGCCCGCGCGCGCGCCTGCTGCTGTCCGGCGGCACCACGCCGGCGCCGGTGTACCGCGCCCTCGCCCGCGCCCCGCTGGACTGGAGCCGGGTCGATGTCGCCCTGGTCGACGAGCGCTGGCTGCAACCCGAAGACCCCGACAGCAATGCCTGGCTGGTCCGCCAGCATCTGCTGCGCGACAACGCCGCCGCGGCGCGCTTCGAAGCGCTGACCCGGCCGGGCCGCAGCATCCAGGAGTCGGCCGCCTTCGCCAACGCCCACGCTTTGCAGCCGGCCACCGCGGCGGTGCTCGGCATGGGCGAGGACGGCCATACCGCTTCGCTGTTTCCCGACATGCCCGACCTGCAGCGCAGCCTGGCCTCGCGCCACGCCTATGTCGTGGTCGATGCCAGCGGCAGCCCAGGCGCGCGCCAGTGGAGCAAACGCATCAGCCTGACCCCGAGCGGCCTGGCCCAGGCGCAATCGCGCTTCCTGCTGATCCAGGGCAAGGCCAAGCGCGAGGCCTTCCAGCAGGCGCTCGCCAGCGGCGACGTGCAGCGCTGGCCGGTGCTGATCGGCCTCGATGGCGCCACCCCGCTCGAAGTGCACTGGTACCCCTGA
- the glk gene encoding glucokinase, translating into MSGALLADIGGTNARFALAQPDRAAPQLLPDSVQIFAVADFPSLADAARHYLDRTGAAPSHGVFAVAGRVDGDEARITNHPWVISAERTRIALGLQRIDLVNDFAAQAMAVSLLQPADVVAIGGVAWRGWNESGDRTYAIIGAGTGLGVGALLRRDGRYYPLQTEGGHVSFAPGTPEEIEVLQRLSGEFGRVSNERLLSGSGLVNLHRALSQIAGEDPGPLQPADITAMAREGDARCLRAIDVFCAVFGAAAGDLVLTLGAWDGVFLPGGLVPKLMPWLAHSGFRQRFEHKGRFSPTMARVPTLAVTHPQPGLLGAAALAAQFAPATDRTDAA; encoded by the coding sequence ATGAGCGGCGCCCTGCTCGCGGATATCGGCGGCACCAACGCCCGCTTCGCCCTCGCCCAACCCGACCGCGCCGCGCCGCAGTTGCTGCCCGACAGCGTGCAGATCTTCGCGGTCGCCGATTTCCCCTCGCTGGCCGATGCCGCACGGCATTATCTCGACCGTACCGGCGCCGCCCCGAGCCATGGCGTGTTCGCCGTGGCCGGGCGCGTCGACGGCGACGAGGCCCGCATCACCAACCACCCGTGGGTGATCTCGGCCGAACGCACCCGCATCGCCCTGGGCCTGCAACGCATCGACCTGGTCAACGACTTCGCCGCCCAGGCGATGGCGGTGTCGCTGCTGCAACCGGCCGACGTGGTAGCGATCGGCGGCGTCGCCTGGCGCGGCTGGAACGAATCCGGCGACCGTACCTACGCCATCATCGGCGCCGGCACCGGCCTCGGCGTCGGCGCGTTGCTGCGCCGCGACGGCCGCTACTACCCGCTGCAAACCGAAGGCGGCCACGTCAGTTTCGCCCCCGGCACGCCGGAAGAGATCGAAGTGCTGCAGCGCCTGTCGGGCGAGTTCGGCCGCGTCTCCAACGAGCGCCTATTGAGCGGCAGCGGCCTGGTCAATCTGCACCGCGCGCTTAGCCAGATCGCCGGTGAAGACCCGGGCCCGCTGCAGCCGGCCGACATCACCGCGATGGCTCGCGAGGGCGACGCCCGCTGCCTGCGCGCCATCGACGTGTTCTGCGCGGTGTTCGGCGCCGCCGCCGGCGACCTGGTGCTGACCCTCGGCGCCTGGGACGGGGTGTTTCTGCCCGGCGGCCTGGTGCCGAAACTGATGCCGTGGCTGGCCCATTCCGGCTTCCGCCAGCGCTTCGAGCACAAGGGCCGGTTCTCGCCGACCATGGCACGGGTACCGACCCTGGCGGTGACCCACCCGCAGCCGGGCCTGCTCGGCGCCGCGGCGCTGGCCGCGCAGTTCGCCCCGGCCACCGATCGCACCGACGCGGCCTGA